A single Plasmodium yoelii strain 17X genome assembly, chromosome: 10 DNA region contains:
- a CDS encoding choline kinase, putative, producing the protein MEDNNNRSNNIENGQIDLLNCNNNNNEDIKLLKIEKILSYDDLEAFNSIQLNQETEILATPFRSQEINLKNDIPLCAQEFSDLTDPLYIKKICLEKVTEWNKFTERDIYVKQILSGLTNQLFEVGLKEFSVSQNPSIRKHILFRIYGKDVGELYNTDIEIEVYETMSKYKISPKLLNTFSGGRIEEWLYGNPLKTEDLQNSKILIAIANMLGKFHTLAIKKTLPSHWDKTPCIYKRIQEWKIQLSKLKNIDKFKGDINKYYQESDKFIKFMNKYTKEDSIRNHITFCHNDLQENNIINTNNCLRLIDFEYAGYNFIATDIAIFFIETSIDYSTDTYPFYEINKNQYISYEKRKLFINEYLSIYLGKSQIPYDQKVADSILDAIEIHALGANLLWGFWSIIRGYQVKCYNEFDFFLYAQDRFKLYDEQKAYLLSKNLIPDYD; encoded by the coding sequence atggaagataataataacagatcaaataatattgaaaatggACAAATAGACTTATTAAATtgtaacaataataacaatgaagatataaaattattgaaaattgaaaaaattttaaGTTATGACGATTTGGAAGCGTTTAATTCTATTCAATTAAATCAAGAAACTGAAATATTAGCTACGCCATTTCGATCCCAAGaaattaatttgaaaaatgaTATTCCGTTATGTGCTCAAGAATTTTCTGATTTAACAGAtccattatatattaaaaaaatatgtttagaAAAAGTCACAGAATGGAATAAATTTACTGAAAGagatatatatgttaaacaAATATTAAGTGGATTAACAAATCAATTATTTGAAGTCGGATTAAAAGAATTTTCGGTTAGTCAAAATCCATCAATAagaaaacatattttatttagaaTATATGGAAAAGATGTTGGtgaattatataatacaGACATAGAGATTGAAGTATATGAAACGATgagtaaatataaaatatctcCAAAACTATTAAACACATTTTCCGGTGGTCGTATAGAAGAATGGTTATATGGAAATCCTTTAAAAACTGAGGATTTAcaaaattcaaaaatattaattgcCATAGCTAATATGTTAGGTAAATTTCATACATTAGCTATTAAAAAAACTTTACCAAGTCATTGGGATAAAACACCATGCATTTACAAAAGAATACAAGAATGGAAAATACAACTTtctaaattaaaaaatatagataaatttaaaggtgatataaataaatattatcaagaatctgataaatttattaaatttatgaataaatatacaaaagaAGATAGTATTAGGAATCATATAACTTTTTGTCATAATGATTTacaagaaaataatattataaatacaaaCAATTGTTTACGACTAATTGATTTTGAATATGCTGGATATAATTTCATAGCTACAGATAtagcaatattttttatcgaAACATCTATTGATTATTCTACAGACACTTATCCtttttatgaaataaataaaaatcaatatatatcatatgaaaaaagaaaattgtttattaatgaatatttatcAATTTATTTAGGAAAATCACAAATACCGTATGATCAAAAAGTTGCCGACTCAATTTTAGATGCAATTGAAATTCACGCATTAGGTGCTAACTTATTATGGGGATTCTGGTCGATTATTCGAGGTTATCAagtaaaatgttataatgaatttgatTTTTTCCTATATGCGCAAGATCGATTTAAACTGTATGATGAACAAAAGGCATATTTACTTTCAAAAAATCTTATTCCAGACTATGATTAA
- a CDS encoding PIR protein: protein MNDEICSNFVVLRSYFPDDLGESPTLDFNKSTSIKKYCPDDKCNTDLEKIMAGFLWSLEQNCSISKKEGYDENNTNVFFLYIISWLSHKLNKNSEHYSTKINDFYNKYVYSNQKYTSLINDDSKCANLKKIIDEKNDLLNINIEDMSNFYDVFKLLCNMYDIVETRADDNTLLNDTTIFVNKYSEINDYYNIENTPYSKILSVLLTDYNNFKTKNANKINNSKQFPDLPTERATKSFLRHSSIKISVIPMTFIFFGLLIYLGIVYKTQFKNQKNKEENKSLIYYSDYIN, encoded by the exons ATGAATGATGAAATA tgttcaaattttGTTGTTTTGAGGAGTTATTTCCCCGATGATTTAGGCGAATCCCCAACACTCGACTTTAATAAAAGTACAAGTATTAAGAAATACTGCCCTGATGATAAATGCAATACTGATCTCGAGAAAATTATGGCTGGATTTTTATGGTCACTTGAACAAAATTGTTCTATATCCAAAAAGGAGGgttatgatgaaaataatactaatgttttttttctatatattatttcatgGTTAAGtcacaaattaaataaaaactcAGAACACTATTCCACCAAAATAaacgatttttataataaatatgtatatagtaATCAAAAGTATACTAGTCTCATAAATGATGATAGTAAATGTGCAAATCTTAAGAAAATcatagatgaaaaaaatgatttgttgaatattaatattgaagacatgtctaatttttatgatgtattcaaattattatgtaatatgTATGATATTGTTGAAACACGTGCAGATGATAACACACTGTTAAATGATACAACTATTTTTGTTAACAAATATTCAGAGATCAACGATTATTATAACATTGAAAATACCCcatatagtaaaatattgTCTGTTTTATTaactgattataataattttaaaactaaaaatgctaacaaaattaataattctaaacAATTCCCAGATCTTCCAACAGAAAGAGCAACAAAATCATTTTTACGACATTCATCTATAAAAATTTCAGTAATCCCAatgacatttattttttttggatTACTTATATATTTAGGAATTGtgtataag ACTCAATTTaagaatcaaaaaaataaagaagaaaataaatcattaatatattattcagATTATATCAATTGA